A single Numenius arquata chromosome 1, bNumArq3.hap1.1, whole genome shotgun sequence DNA region contains:
- the GK gene encoding glycerol kinase isoform X2, with translation MAASDRMVLGPLVGAIDQGTSSTRFLVFNAKTAELLSHHQVEIQQKFPKEGWVEQEPKEILKSVHECVERTCEKLQQLNIDITNIKAIGVSNQRETTVVWDKTTGEPLYNAIVWLDLRTQSTVERLLKRIPGKNKAFFKFKTGLPLSTYFSAVKLRWLLDNVEEIRQAVDDGRAMFGTIDSWLIWSLTGGKNGGVHCTDVTNASRTMLFNIHSLEWDPELCQFFDIPVEILPKVRSSSEIYGLMKSGALTGVPISGCLGDQSAALVGQMCFQDGQAKNTYGTGCFLLCNTGQKSVFSEHGLLTTIAYKLGRDKPVCYALEGSVAIAGAVVRWLRDNLGIVKTSQEVEKLAAEAGTSYGCYFVPAFSGLYAPYWEPSARGIICGLTQFTNKNHIAFAALEAVCFQTREILDAINKDCGIPLSQLQVDGGMTTNKVLMQLQSDILCIPVVKPSMPETTALGAAMAAGAAEGVGIWSLNPGDLTAVTCERFEPQINPEESEFRYARWKKAVMKSMGWETSEAPSNGDTSIFCSLPLGFFIISSMIMLIGAKYVSGADK, from the exons ATGGCCGCGTCGGACCGGATGGTGCTGGGGCCGCTCGTGGGCGCCATCGATCAGGGTACCAGCTCCACTCGCTTCCTG GTTTTTAATGCGAAAACAGCAGAGCTCTTAAGTCACCATCAAGTTGAAATACAGCAGAAATTCCCTAAAGAAGG ATGGGTGGAACAAGAGCCAAAGGAAATATTAAAGTCTGTCCATGAATGCGTGGAAAGGACCTGTGAGAAGTTGCAACAACTGAACATAGACATCACTAACATAAAAG CCATTGGAGTCAGCAATCAGAGAGAAACAACAGTGGTTTGGGACAAGACAACTGGGGAACCGCTTTATAATGCTATCG TGTGGCTTGACCTGAGAACCCAGTCGACAGTTGAACGGCTTCTTAAAAGAATTCCGGGaaaaaacaaagccttttttAAG TTTAAGACTGGTCTTCCACTTAGCACTTATTTTAGTGCAGTGAAACTTCGATGGCTTTTGGACAATGTGGAAGAGATCAGGCAAGCGGTTGATGATGGAAGAGCTATGTTTGGGACTATTGATTCATGGCTTATATGG AGTTTGACAGGTGGAAAGAATGGAGGCGTTCACTGCACAGATGTAACCAATGCCAGTAGAACAATGTTGTTTAACATTCATTCCTTGGAATGGGATCCTGAGCTCTGCCA GTTCTTTGATATTCCTGTAGAAATACTCCCGAAAGTACGAAGCTCCTCTGAGATTTATGGCCTAATG AAATCTGgagctttgacaggtgtaccaaTTTCTGGG TGCTTGGGTGACCAGTCTGCAGCTCTCGTTGGGCAAATGTGTTTTCAAGACGGGCAGGCAAAAAATAC GTATGGAACAGGATGTTTCCTGCTGTGCAATACAGGTCAGAAG TCTGTGTTTTCGGAGCATGGTCTTCTAACAACAATAGCTTACAAACTGGGTAGAGACAAACCTGTTTGTTATGCACTAGAG gGATCTGTTGCAATAGCTGGTGCTGTTGTTCGTTGGCTGAGGGACAATCTAGGTATCGTTAAGACTTCACAGGAAGTTG AAAAACTGGCTGCTGAAGCGGGGACTTCCTATGGCTGCTACTTTGTGCCAGCATTTTCAGGACTGTATGCACCATACTGGGAACCCAGTGCAAGGGG TATTATCTGTGGCCTTACTCAGTTTACAAATAAAAACCACATCGCCTTTGCTGCACTAGAAGCGGTCTGCTTTCAAACACGAGAG ATTTTAGATGCCATAAACAAGGACTGTGGGATACCACTAAGTCAGTTACAAGTAGACGGAGGAATGACCACCAACAAAGTCCTCATGCAACTCCAATCAGACATTCTCTGTATTCCAGTAG TAAAGCCATCAATGCCTGAAACAACAGCTCTAGGAGCTGCtatggcagcaggagctgcagaaggagtTGGAATTTGGAGTCTGAATCCTGGAGACTTGACAGCAGTGACATGTGAAAGATTTGAACCACAGATCAACCCAGAAG AAAGTGAATTTCGCTATGCTAGATGGAAGAAAGCTGTGATGAAATCTATGGGCTGGGAGACATCTGAAGCTCCTTCAAATG GTGACACTAGTATCTTCTGTAGTctgcctttgggtttttttattatcagTAGCATGATAATGTTAATCGGAGCAAAGTACGTCTCAG GTGCTGATAAATGA
- the GK gene encoding glycerol kinase isoform X1, with translation MAASDRMVLGPLVGAIDQGTSSTRFLVFNAKTAELLSHHQVEIQQKFPKEGWVEQEPKEILKSVHECVERTCEKLQQLNIDITNIKAIGVSNQRETTVVWDKTTGEPLYNAIVWLDLRTQSTVERLLKRIPGKNKAFFKFKTGLPLSTYFSAVKLRWLLDNVEEIRQAVDDGRAMFGTIDSWLIWSLTGGKNGGVHCTDVTNASRTMLFNIHSLEWDPELCQFFDIPVEILPKVRSSSEIYGLMKICPSLKSGALTGVPISGCLGDQSAALVGQMCFQDGQAKNTYGTGCFLLCNTGQKSVFSEHGLLTTIAYKLGRDKPVCYALEGSVAIAGAVVRWLRDNLGIVKTSQEVEKLAAEAGTSYGCYFVPAFSGLYAPYWEPSARGIICGLTQFTNKNHIAFAALEAVCFQTREILDAINKDCGIPLSQLQVDGGMTTNKVLMQLQSDILCIPVVKPSMPETTALGAAMAAGAAEGVGIWSLNPGDLTAVTCERFEPQINPEESEFRYARWKKAVMKSMGWETSEAPSNGDTSIFCSLPLGFFIISSMIMLIGAKYVSG, from the exons ATGGCCGCGTCGGACCGGATGGTGCTGGGGCCGCTCGTGGGCGCCATCGATCAGGGTACCAGCTCCACTCGCTTCCTG GTTTTTAATGCGAAAACAGCAGAGCTCTTAAGTCACCATCAAGTTGAAATACAGCAGAAATTCCCTAAAGAAGG ATGGGTGGAACAAGAGCCAAAGGAAATATTAAAGTCTGTCCATGAATGCGTGGAAAGGACCTGTGAGAAGTTGCAACAACTGAACATAGACATCACTAACATAAAAG CCATTGGAGTCAGCAATCAGAGAGAAACAACAGTGGTTTGGGACAAGACAACTGGGGAACCGCTTTATAATGCTATCG TGTGGCTTGACCTGAGAACCCAGTCGACAGTTGAACGGCTTCTTAAAAGAATTCCGGGaaaaaacaaagccttttttAAG TTTAAGACTGGTCTTCCACTTAGCACTTATTTTAGTGCAGTGAAACTTCGATGGCTTTTGGACAATGTGGAAGAGATCAGGCAAGCGGTTGATGATGGAAGAGCTATGTTTGGGACTATTGATTCATGGCTTATATGG AGTTTGACAGGTGGAAAGAATGGAGGCGTTCACTGCACAGATGTAACCAATGCCAGTAGAACAATGTTGTTTAACATTCATTCCTTGGAATGGGATCCTGAGCTCTGCCA GTTCTTTGATATTCCTGTAGAAATACTCCCGAAAGTACGAAGCTCCTCTGAGATTTATGGCCTAATG AAAATCTGTCCTAGCCTG AAATCTGgagctttgacaggtgtaccaaTTTCTGGG TGCTTGGGTGACCAGTCTGCAGCTCTCGTTGGGCAAATGTGTTTTCAAGACGGGCAGGCAAAAAATAC GTATGGAACAGGATGTTTCCTGCTGTGCAATACAGGTCAGAAG TCTGTGTTTTCGGAGCATGGTCTTCTAACAACAATAGCTTACAAACTGGGTAGAGACAAACCTGTTTGTTATGCACTAGAG gGATCTGTTGCAATAGCTGGTGCTGTTGTTCGTTGGCTGAGGGACAATCTAGGTATCGTTAAGACTTCACAGGAAGTTG AAAAACTGGCTGCTGAAGCGGGGACTTCCTATGGCTGCTACTTTGTGCCAGCATTTTCAGGACTGTATGCACCATACTGGGAACCCAGTGCAAGGGG TATTATCTGTGGCCTTACTCAGTTTACAAATAAAAACCACATCGCCTTTGCTGCACTAGAAGCGGTCTGCTTTCAAACACGAGAG ATTTTAGATGCCATAAACAAGGACTGTGGGATACCACTAAGTCAGTTACAAGTAGACGGAGGAATGACCACCAACAAAGTCCTCATGCAACTCCAATCAGACATTCTCTGTATTCCAGTAG TAAAGCCATCAATGCCTGAAACAACAGCTCTAGGAGCTGCtatggcagcaggagctgcagaaggagtTGGAATTTGGAGTCTGAATCCTGGAGACTTGACAGCAGTGACATGTGAAAGATTTGAACCACAGATCAACCCAGAAG AAAGTGAATTTCGCTATGCTAGATGGAAGAAAGCTGTGATGAAATCTATGGGCTGGGAGACATCTGAAGCTCCTTCAAATG GTGACACTAGTATCTTCTGTAGTctgcctttgggtttttttattatcagTAGCATGATAATGTTAATCGGAGCAAAGTACGTCTCAGGTTAG
- the GK gene encoding glycerol kinase isoform X3 encodes MAASDRMVLGPLVGAIDQGTSSTRFLVFNAKTAELLSHHQVEIQQKFPKEGWVEQEPKEILKSVHECVERTCEKLQQLNIDITNIKAIGVSNQRETTVVWDKTTGEPLYNAIVWLDLRTQSTVERLLKRIPGKNKAFFKFKTGLPLSTYFSAVKLRWLLDNVEEIRQAVDDGRAMFGTIDSWLIWSLTGGKNGGVHCTDVTNASRTMLFNIHSLEWDPELCQFFDIPVEILPKVRSSSEIYGLMKSGALTGVPISGCLGDQSAALVGQMCFQDGQAKNTYGTGCFLLCNTGQKSVFSEHGLLTTIAYKLGRDKPVCYALEGSVAIAGAVVRWLRDNLGIVKTSQEVEKLAAEAGTSYGCYFVPAFSGLYAPYWEPSARGIICGLTQFTNKNHIAFAALEAVCFQTREILDAINKDCGIPLSQLQVDGGMTTNKVLMQLQSDILCIPVVKPSMPETTALGAAMAAGAAEGVGIWSLNPGDLTAVTCERFEPQINPEESEFRYARWKKAVMKSMGWETSEAPSNGADK; translated from the exons ATGGCCGCGTCGGACCGGATGGTGCTGGGGCCGCTCGTGGGCGCCATCGATCAGGGTACCAGCTCCACTCGCTTCCTG GTTTTTAATGCGAAAACAGCAGAGCTCTTAAGTCACCATCAAGTTGAAATACAGCAGAAATTCCCTAAAGAAGG ATGGGTGGAACAAGAGCCAAAGGAAATATTAAAGTCTGTCCATGAATGCGTGGAAAGGACCTGTGAGAAGTTGCAACAACTGAACATAGACATCACTAACATAAAAG CCATTGGAGTCAGCAATCAGAGAGAAACAACAGTGGTTTGGGACAAGACAACTGGGGAACCGCTTTATAATGCTATCG TGTGGCTTGACCTGAGAACCCAGTCGACAGTTGAACGGCTTCTTAAAAGAATTCCGGGaaaaaacaaagccttttttAAG TTTAAGACTGGTCTTCCACTTAGCACTTATTTTAGTGCAGTGAAACTTCGATGGCTTTTGGACAATGTGGAAGAGATCAGGCAAGCGGTTGATGATGGAAGAGCTATGTTTGGGACTATTGATTCATGGCTTATATGG AGTTTGACAGGTGGAAAGAATGGAGGCGTTCACTGCACAGATGTAACCAATGCCAGTAGAACAATGTTGTTTAACATTCATTCCTTGGAATGGGATCCTGAGCTCTGCCA GTTCTTTGATATTCCTGTAGAAATACTCCCGAAAGTACGAAGCTCCTCTGAGATTTATGGCCTAATG AAATCTGgagctttgacaggtgtaccaaTTTCTGGG TGCTTGGGTGACCAGTCTGCAGCTCTCGTTGGGCAAATGTGTTTTCAAGACGGGCAGGCAAAAAATAC GTATGGAACAGGATGTTTCCTGCTGTGCAATACAGGTCAGAAG TCTGTGTTTTCGGAGCATGGTCTTCTAACAACAATAGCTTACAAACTGGGTAGAGACAAACCTGTTTGTTATGCACTAGAG gGATCTGTTGCAATAGCTGGTGCTGTTGTTCGTTGGCTGAGGGACAATCTAGGTATCGTTAAGACTTCACAGGAAGTTG AAAAACTGGCTGCTGAAGCGGGGACTTCCTATGGCTGCTACTTTGTGCCAGCATTTTCAGGACTGTATGCACCATACTGGGAACCCAGTGCAAGGGG TATTATCTGTGGCCTTACTCAGTTTACAAATAAAAACCACATCGCCTTTGCTGCACTAGAAGCGGTCTGCTTTCAAACACGAGAG ATTTTAGATGCCATAAACAAGGACTGTGGGATACCACTAAGTCAGTTACAAGTAGACGGAGGAATGACCACCAACAAAGTCCTCATGCAACTCCAATCAGACATTCTCTGTATTCCAGTAG TAAAGCCATCAATGCCTGAAACAACAGCTCTAGGAGCTGCtatggcagcaggagctgcagaaggagtTGGAATTTGGAGTCTGAATCCTGGAGACTTGACAGCAGTGACATGTGAAAGATTTGAACCACAGATCAACCCAGAAG AAAGTGAATTTCGCTATGCTAGATGGAAGAAAGCTGTGATGAAATCTATGGGCTGGGAGACATCTGAAGCTCCTTCAAATG GTGCTGATAAATGA